One window of the Salvelinus fontinalis isolate EN_2023a chromosome 2, ASM2944872v1, whole genome shotgun sequence genome contains the following:
- the LOC129822556 gene encoding SUMO-conjugating enzyme UBC9-like — MSGIALSRLSQERKAWRKDHPFGFVAVPTKNPDGTMNLMNWECAIPGKKGTLWEGGQYKLRMLFKDDYPSSPPKCKFEPPIFHPNVYPSGTVCLSILEEEKDWRPAITIKQILLGIQELLNEPNIQDPAQAEAYTIYCQNRMDYEKRVRAQAKKFAPT; from the exons ATGTCTGGTATCGCTCTTAGTAGACTGTCACAGGAGCGCAAAGCATGGAGGAAAGACCACCCATTT ggttttGTTGCTGTGCCTACCAAAAATCCTGATGGCACTATGAACCTTATGAACTGGGAATGCGCCATTCCAGGGAAGAAGGGG ACACTGTGGGAGGGAGGCCAATACAAACTTCGAATGCTGTTCAAAGATGACTATCCTTCCTCGCCGCCAAAAT GCAAGTTTGAGCCGCCCATTTTCCACCCCAATGTCTACCCATCTGGCACGGTGTGTCTTTCCAtcctggaggaggagaaggactgGAGGCCAGCCATCACCATCAaacag ATCCTGTTGGGTATCCAAGAGCTACTCAATGAACCCAACATCCAAGACCCAGCACAAGCAGAAGCCTACACAATTTACTG TCAGAACAGAATGGACTATGAGAAGAGGGTGAGGGCGCAGGCCAAGAAGTTTGCCCCCACATAA